One genomic region from Nocardia vinacea encodes:
- a CDS encoding alpha/beta hydrolase: MDVGRISGQGAKEVPLVFDVGLLAFRRRPPRDSTQVRISGESSAPLQPNPADDATMCCGFGEKRQTASAESSQLPAGRLAGWAKVESLDLQRRDHRGHGWSRSVTEWLSLPPTFTYVGELEPFLDETVAYVDGLRTCGVPVDFEVYPGCWHGFDRLVPPAEVSRRALGSRERWFRHAAATYVAPQPAMDLVGRPPRPVLRV; the protein is encoded by the coding sequence ATGGATGTTGGGAGAATCAGTGGACAGGGTGCGAAAGAGGTGCCCCTTGTCTTCGATGTTGGACTTCTGGCTTTTCGCCGCCGTCCTCCCAGAGATTCAACCCAGGTGCGGATTTCGGGTGAGTCCTCTGCTCCGTTACAGCCAAACCCCGCCGATGACGCGACGATGTGTTGCGGATTCGGTGAGAAACGGCAGACTGCGAGTGCCGAGTCCTCACAGCTTCCCGCAGGTAGGTTGGCAGGCTGGGCAAAGGTTGAATCGCTCGATCTTCAGCGGCGTGATCACCGCGGTCATGGCTGGAGCCGATCAGTGACTGAGTGGCTATCCCTGCCACCCACTTTCACCTACGTCGGCGAACTCGAGCCGTTCCTCGACGAGACAGTCGCTTATGTCGATGGTTTGCGTACGTGCGGGGTGCCGGTGGACTTCGAGGTCTATCCGGGTTGCTGGCACGGCTTCGACCGTCTGGTGCCGCCCGCCGAGGTGAGCCGGCGGGCCTTGGGGTCACGGGAACGCTGGTTCCGCCACGCGGCCGCCACCTACGTCGCTCCACAGCCCGCAATGGACCTCGTCGGGCGTCCACCACGCCCCGTCCTGCGTGTCTAG